The Alteriqipengyuania halimionae genome contains a region encoding:
- a CDS encoding DUF2497 domain-containing protein, with amino-acid sequence MRQEGEPSVEDILASIKKVIASDQRTASPARSARAQPAEPASTEEVEEVLDLGEAGEFIEETPSESLIGDAAVDSMRESLAALAMMSEPRAKPQIVRQGETSIESLVREMLRPMLSQWLDDNLPGMVERLVTEEIRRIAGKKD; translated from the coding sequence ATGCGACAGGAAGGCGAGCCCTCGGTCGAGGACATCCTTGCCTCGATCAAGAAAGTGATCGCAAGCGACCAGCGAACCGCTTCGCCTGCACGGTCGGCGCGGGCGCAACCTGCCGAGCCCGCCAGCACGGAAGAGGTCGAGGAAGTGCTCGATCTGGGCGAGGCCGGGGAATTCATCGAGGAAACGCCCAGCGAATCGCTGATCGGTGACGCTGCGGTCGATTCGATGCGCGAATCGCTCGCCGCGCTGGCGATGATGAGCGAGCCGCGCGCCAAGCCGCAGATCGTTCGCCAGGGCGAAACCTCGATCGAATCGCTGGTCCGCGAAATGCTGCGCCCGATGCTGTCGCAGTGGCTCGACGACAATCTGCCCGGCATGGTGGAGCGCCTCGTGACCGAAGAAATCCGGCGGATTGCCGGCAAGAAGGACTGA
- a CDS encoding LytR/AlgR family response regulator transcription factor, giving the protein MAEKLRTLLIDDEPLAIDRLQVICAKLPQVEVVGTANDGETGLSLVDTLKPDLLLLDMTMPGMDGLGLARAIEKLDQRPAIIFVTAHEHFAVEAFDLDAVDYVLKPVAADRLERAVARAVTRRVSDGESASPWLEELWVPHRSELLRVPIDDVHRIDAERDYVRLHVEDRSYLLLQTVSGLEERLDPTRFIRVHRSVILAKSAINGLRHDGLGVWLVELENGDEVRIGRTYLSKVKAMAGR; this is encoded by the coding sequence ATGGCTGAGAAACTCCGCACGCTTCTTATCGACGACGAACCGCTGGCGATCGATCGCCTGCAGGTCATCTGTGCAAAACTGCCCCAGGTCGAAGTCGTCGGCACCGCCAATGACGGTGAGACCGGTCTCTCGCTGGTCGATACGCTGAAACCAGATCTTCTGTTGCTCGATATGACCATGCCGGGGATGGACGGGCTTGGCCTCGCCAGGGCGATCGAGAAGCTCGATCAGCGGCCCGCCATCATCTTTGTCACCGCGCATGAACATTTTGCGGTCGAGGCGTTCGATCTCGATGCGGTCGATTACGTACTCAAGCCGGTCGCGGCCGATCGTCTCGAACGCGCCGTTGCTCGCGCCGTTACGCGCCGCGTGAGCGATGGCGAGAGCGCCAGCCCCTGGTTGGAAGAATTGTGGGTTCCGCATCGCTCGGAATTGCTTCGGGTGCCAATCGACGACGTGCACCGCATCGACGCCGAGCGCGATTACGTGCGCCTGCATGTCGAGGATCGCAGCTACCTTTTGCTGCAGACGGTGTCCGGCCTCGAAGAGCGTCTCGATCCCACGCGCTTTATCCGGGTGCATCGCTCGGTCATTCTCGCCAAATCGGCCATTAACGGATTGAGGCATGATGGCCTTGGTGTCTGGCTGGTCGAGCTTGAAAACGGCGACGAAGTGCGGATCGGGCGAACCTATCTCTCGAAGGTCAAGGCGATGGCCGGCCGCTGA
- a CDS encoding TolC family outer membrane protein, translating into MRSGFATILLIGTALAATPAHADTLREALAKAYSNNPTLLAARADQRATDENVAIQRAETRPSASASVDYSEFLIPQSDSPFAPSRSVQGSVQLGVPIYTGGATRNAIRAAETRVDAGQADLRGTESELFTQVVAAYMDVIQNEAITSLSLNNVDVLQVNLEATSDRFEIGDLTRTDVAQSQSRLALARGDLRSAQSNLIGARERYIQLVGDAPDDLQPPPPLPNLPEDVNEAVDVALQANPDILAAKERARAAGFDIDVAGAGRLPTLSAFIGQGYNNYLGSLGGAVVTDPTDPNPDLVPQAQVQTSTTVGLRASIPIYSGGRVAAQERQAQARASAALEREIAVERGVVQQVRAAFASWRAASAIVEETQVAVEAAELGLEGVRAENTVGNRTILDILNAQQELLSARVQLVTARRNEYVAGFSLLAAMGRAEARDLNLDIGGPLYDPELNFERVGGKWWDWDRDPDPEAEGTRTVDTPSQTGAVSPDM; encoded by the coding sequence ATGCGAAGTGGCTTTGCAACCATCCTGCTGATCGGCACCGCGCTTGCGGCCACGCCGGCGCATGCCGATACGTTGCGCGAAGCGCTCGCCAAGGCTTATTCCAACAACCCGACCCTGCTTGCCGCCCGTGCCGATCAGCGCGCGACCGACGAGAATGTCGCGATCCAGCGCGCCGAAACCCGGCCTTCGGCCAGCGCCTCGGTCGATTATTCCGAATTCCTGATCCCCCAGTCGGACAGTCCTTTCGCACCTTCGCGTTCGGTCCAGGGTTCGGTCCAGCTCGGCGTCCCGATCTACACCGGTGGAGCGACGCGCAATGCGATCCGCGCTGCCGAAACGCGAGTCGATGCCGGCCAGGCCGATCTGCGGGGCACGGAAAGCGAGCTCTTCACCCAGGTGGTCGCCGCGTACATGGATGTGATCCAGAACGAAGCGATCACCTCGCTCTCGCTCAACAATGTCGATGTCCTGCAGGTCAATCTTGAGGCCACCAGCGATCGCTTCGAGATCGGCGACCTGACACGCACCGACGTCGCACAGTCGCAATCGCGGCTCGCGCTGGCTCGCGGCGACTTGCGCAGCGCGCAATCGAACCTGATCGGCGCGCGCGAACGCTATATCCAGCTGGTCGGCGACGCGCCCGACGATCTCCAGCCGCCGCCGCCGCTGCCCAATCTACCCGAAGACGTGAACGAAGCGGTCGATGTCGCCCTGCAAGCCAACCCAGACATCCTCGCGGCCAAGGAACGCGCCCGGGCTGCGGGGTTCGATATCGATGTCGCAGGTGCCGGACGCCTTCCGACATTGAGCGCGTTCATCGGGCAAGGCTACAACAACTATCTCGGCTCGCTCGGCGGTGCGGTGGTGACCGATCCGACCGATCCGAACCCCGATCTCGTGCCGCAGGCGCAGGTCCAAACATCGACCACGGTCGGCCTGCGCGCTTCGATCCCGATCTACAGCGGTGGACGCGTTGCCGCGCAGGAACGCCAGGCACAGGCTCGCGCTTCCGCGGCGCTCGAACGCGAGATCGCCGTCGAACGCGGCGTGGTGCAACAGGTCCGCGCGGCGTTTGCGAGCTGGCGTGCCGCGAGCGCGATCGTCGAGGAAACGCAAGTTGCGGTGGAAGCCGCCGAGCTGGGGCTCGAAGGCGTGCGGGCGGAAAACACGGTCGGCAATCGCACCATCCTCGATATCCTTAACGCGCAGCAGGAATTGCTCAGCGCGCGCGTCCAGCTCGTCACCGCACGCCGTAACGAATATGTCGCCGGCTTCTCGTTGCTGGCTGCAATGGGCCGTGCCGAGGCCCGCGATCTCAACCTAGATATCGGCGGTCCGCTCTACGATCCCGAGCTCAATTTCGAGCGCGTTGGCGGCAAGTGGTGGGACTGGGACCGCGATCCCGATCCCGAAGCCGAGGGGACGAGAACCGTTGACACACCGTCCCAAACTGGCGCAGTCTCGCCCGATATGTAA
- a CDS encoding (2Fe-2S) ferredoxin domain-containing protein, producing the protein MPARRTEHPIPKRKENAKARAAYAKAGGDGIRRHIFLCSVSEKQKCCDKATGKAAWTYLKKRLKQLGLTGSGGVMRSKADCLTICADGPIAVVWPDGVWYRHCIEEVLEDIIQQHLIGGVPVEEHRLHEPEVA; encoded by the coding sequence TTGCCGGCAAGAAGGACTGAGCACCCCATTCCCAAGCGCAAAGAGAATGCGAAAGCCCGCGCCGCCTACGCCAAGGCGGGTGGCGACGGGATTCGCCGCCATATCTTCCTGTGTTCGGTCAGCGAGAAGCAGAAATGCTGCGACAAGGCGACCGGCAAGGCCGCCTGGACCTATCTCAAGAAGCGCCTCAAGCAGTTGGGTCTGACCGGGTCCGGCGGGGTCATGCGCAGCAAGGCCGATTGCCTGACGATCTGTGCCGACGGCCCGATCGCGGTCGTCTGGCCCGACGGCGTCTGGTACCGCCACTGCATCGAAGAGGTGCTCGAGGACATCATCCAGCAACACCTGATCGGCGGCGTCCCGGTCGAAGAACACCGATTGCACGAACCAGAGGTGGCCTAG
- a CDS encoding sensor histidine kinase gives MDSSTARSTPRVSPKTVIVSIALVWATYFVLVTLRSTLLGLDVTGQLMWRRAAVTAAAILATIGLWPLLRALERFTTPTRVVATLLLLVPFAFVVAGVNQIVFAPVAKQVQQKLGEREGVTIRSDESGNVLIDVPGRDDGQGGRRVSTENGEGTTVRVDRSATQGQQIAALVDLALNRYFVFLAWAALYFALVRSEAARSAERQAGEFREAARTAELRSLRYQVNPHFLFNTLNSLSALVMTGRSERAETMIQTISNFYRHSLSEDPTGDVELADEIDLQRHYLEIESVRFPKRLKVEIDVPADLEDRRVPGMILQPLVENAVKYGVAPSTEPVTIAISARRENGDLVLRVADSGASEPGFLGGTGFGIGLANVRDRLKARFGRGATLSAGPDGSRGWVSMIRIPGGPHG, from the coding sequence ATGGATTCTTCGACTGCCCGTTCCACTCCGCGAGTCTCGCCGAAAACGGTGATCGTCTCGATTGCGCTCGTGTGGGCGACGTATTTTGTCCTCGTGACTCTGCGCAGTACGCTGCTCGGGCTCGATGTCACTGGGCAATTGATGTGGCGTCGCGCGGCTGTGACCGCCGCCGCCATTCTCGCCACCATCGGCCTGTGGCCCCTCCTGCGCGCACTCGAGCGATTTACAACGCCGACGCGCGTGGTAGCCACGCTCTTGCTGCTCGTGCCGTTCGCTTTCGTGGTGGCCGGGGTCAACCAGATCGTTTTCGCTCCGGTCGCGAAGCAGGTGCAGCAGAAGCTGGGCGAACGCGAAGGCGTGACCATTCGCAGCGACGAATCGGGCAATGTCCTGATCGATGTGCCGGGGCGCGATGACGGACAGGGCGGCCGCCGGGTTTCGACCGAAAACGGTGAGGGGACGACTGTGCGGGTCGACCGTTCGGCCACCCAGGGGCAGCAGATCGCCGCGCTGGTCGATCTCGCACTCAACCGGTATTTCGTGTTTCTCGCCTGGGCGGCGCTCTATTTCGCGCTCGTGCGCTCTGAAGCTGCCCGGTCGGCCGAGCGGCAAGCGGGCGAATTCCGCGAGGCGGCGCGCACCGCCGAGTTGCGAAGTCTGCGCTACCAGGTCAATCCGCATTTCCTGTTCAACACGCTCAACTCGCTCTCCGCGCTGGTGATGACAGGCCGCAGCGAGCGGGCTGAAACGATGATCCAGACGATCTCGAACTTCTATCGCCATTCGCTGTCTGAAGATCCGACCGGCGATGTCGAACTGGCCGACGAAATCGATCTGCAGCGGCATTATCTGGAAATCGAATCGGTCCGCTTTCCCAAGCGGCTGAAGGTCGAAATCGATGTCCCCGCAGATCTCGAGGATAGGCGCGTGCCGGGCATGATCCTGCAACCGCTGGTCGAAAACGCGGTCAAATACGGGGTTGCGCCGAGCACCGAGCCGGTGACCATCGCAATTTCCGCGCGGCGCGAGAATGGCGATCTTGTCCTGCGCGTTGCCGATAGCGGCGCGAGCGAGCCCGGATTTCTTGGTGGGACCGGTTTCGGCATCGGCTTGGCAAATGTCCGAGATCGCCTGAAAGCGCGATTCGGCCGTGGCGCCACGCTGAGCGCGGGACCCGACGGGAGCCGCGGTTGGGTGAGCATGATCCGCATTCCGGGAGGCCCGCATGGCTGA
- a CDS encoding protein-L-isoaspartate O-methyltransferase family protein encodes MTDQPAARRAMIDSQLRTSGVNDPRTLAAMLQVAREDHLPEARRANAYVDRAVPLGDGRALPAPLFHGRLLQDSDIRAGEKVLIVDSGAGYLPALVEVLGADVTAIAPEDVSKRGSKGDFDVLLIDGAVERFPQQLAKRLAEGARVFTGTVTRGVTRFAMGKAHGGEVALVPLAEMGVPVLAEFAAEEEWSF; translated from the coding sequence ATGACCGACCAACCCGCCGCGCGCCGCGCCATGATCGACAGCCAGCTCCGCACCAGCGGGGTCAACGACCCGCGCACGCTCGCCGCGATGTTGCAGGTCGCGCGGGAAGATCACTTGCCCGAAGCGCGCCGCGCCAACGCCTATGTCGATCGCGCTGTGCCGCTGGGTGACGGTCGCGCTCTTCCCGCACCACTGTTTCACGGACGATTGTTGCAGGATTCCGACATCCGCGCGGGCGAGAAGGTGTTGATCGTCGATAGCGGGGCCGGATATCTGCCCGCACTGGTCGAAGTGCTCGGCGCCGATGTCACGGCGATCGCGCCCGAAGACGTCAGCAAGCGCGGCAGCAAGGGCGATTTCGACGTCCTGCTGATCGACGGCGCGGTGGAGCGCTTTCCGCAGCAGCTGGCCAAGCGCCTCGCCGAAGGGGCCCGCGTGTTTACCGGAACCGTCACCCGCGGCGTCACTCGCTTTGCGATGGGCAAGGCGCATGGCGGCGAAGTTGCGCTGGTCCCGCTCGCCGAAATGGGCGTCCCGGTGCTGGCGGAATTCGCCGCTGAAGAGGAATGGAGTTTCTGA
- a CDS encoding fumarate hydratase: MAAMTTIREQDLIDSVADALQYISYYHPMDYIKALGAAYEAEQGPAAKDAIAQILTNSRMCAEGHRPICQDTGIVNVFVKWGQDCRLESDMSLQEVVDEGVRRAYTHPENKLRASILADPAFTRRNTKDNTPCVLSVEMVPGNTVEIDVAAKGGGSENKSKFKMMNPSDNIVDWVLEQIPSMGAGWCPPGMLGIGIGGTAEHCVKLAKKSLMDPIDMAQLKARGPQTDIERLRIEIFDAVNATGVGAQGLGGLSTILDVKILDWPCHAAGKPVGMIPNCAATRHAHFTLDGSGPSFMDPPDLDEWPKVEWAPDSSAKRVDLDNLTPEEVASWKAGDRLLLNGAMLTGRDAAHKRIQDMLDKGEELPVEFKGRAIYYVGPVDPVMGEVVGPAGPTTATRMDKFTETMLDLGLLAMIGKAERGQDAVEVISRFKVAYLMAVGGAAYLVSRAIRESKVVAFEDLGMEAIYGFTVKDMPVTVAVDSDGTNVHKQAPAEWSRKIAEEGLLSAK; this comes from the coding sequence ATGGCTGCAATGACGACGATCCGCGAGCAGGACCTGATCGACAGCGTCGCCGACGCGCTGCAATACATCTCCTATTATCACCCGATGGATTACATCAAGGCGCTGGGCGCGGCCTACGAGGCCGAACAGGGCCCGGCGGCCAAGGATGCGATCGCGCAGATCCTCACCAACAGCCGGATGTGCGCCGAGGGACATCGTCCGATTTGTCAGGACACCGGAATCGTCAACGTGTTCGTGAAATGGGGCCAGGACTGCCGCCTCGAATCCGACATGAGCCTGCAGGAGGTCGTCGATGAAGGCGTCCGTCGCGCTTATACCCATCCCGAAAACAAGCTGCGCGCCTCGATACTCGCCGATCCTGCCTTCACCCGCCGCAACACCAAGGACAACACGCCGTGCGTGCTGTCGGTCGAAATGGTCCCGGGCAATACGGTCGAGATCGACGTCGCCGCGAAGGGTGGCGGCAGCGAGAACAAGTCCAAGTTCAAGATGATGAACCCGTCGGACAATATCGTCGACTGGGTGCTCGAGCAGATTCCCTCGATGGGCGCGGGCTGGTGTCCTCCGGGCATGCTGGGAATCGGTATCGGCGGTACGGCCGAACACTGCGTCAAGCTCGCGAAGAAGAGCCTGATGGATCCGATCGACATGGCGCAATTGAAAGCGCGCGGGCCGCAGACCGATATCGAACGGCTGCGGATCGAGATTTTCGACGCGGTCAATGCGACCGGTGTCGGAGCGCAGGGCCTTGGCGGCCTTTCGACCATTCTCGACGTCAAGATTCTCGACTGGCCGTGCCATGCCGCAGGGAAGCCGGTCGGCATGATCCCCAATTGCGCCGCCACGCGCCACGCGCATTTCACGCTGGACGGTTCGGGGCCGAGCTTCATGGATCCGCCCGATCTCGACGAATGGCCCAAGGTCGAATGGGCGCCCGACAGCTCGGCCAAACGCGTCGATCTCGACAATCTCACGCCCGAGGAAGTCGCAAGCTGGAAAGCCGGCGATCGCCTGCTCCTGAACGGCGCGATGCTCACCGGGCGCGATGCCGCGCACAAGCGGATCCAGGATATGCTCGACAAGGGCGAGGAACTGCCCGTCGAGTTCAAGGGCCGCGCGATCTATTATGTCGGCCCGGTCGATCCGGTAATGGGCGAAGTCGTGGGCCCGGCCGGCCCGACGACCGCCACCCGGATGGACAAGTTCACCGAGACAATGCTCGATCTCGGCCTGCTGGCCATGATCGGCAAGGCCGAACGCGGGCAGGATGCGGTGGAAGTGATCAGCCGCTTCAAGGTCGCCTATCTGATGGCCGTCGGAGGGGCTGCCTATCTCGTCAGCCGCGCCATTCGCGAATCGAAGGTGGTGGCGTTCGAAGACCTCGGCATGGAGGCGATCTACGGATTCACGGTCAAGGATATGCCGGTAACGGTCGCGGTCGATAGCGACGGCACCAACGTCCACAAGCAGGCACCCGCCGAATGGAGCCGGAAGATCGCCGAAGAAGGCCTGCTGTCGGCGAAATAG